From Phocoena phocoena chromosome 16, mPhoPho1.1, whole genome shotgun sequence, a single genomic window includes:
- the EIF3A gene encoding eukaryotic translation initiation factor 3 subunit A, which translates to MPAYFQRPENALKRANEFLEVGKKQPALDVLYDVMKSKKHRTWQKIHEPIMLKYLELCVDLRKSHLAKEGLYQYKNICQQVNIKSLEDVVRAYLKLAEEKTEAAKEESQQMVLDIEDLDNIQTPESVLLSAVSGEDTQDRTDRLLLTPWVKFLWESYRQCLDLLRNNSRVERLYHDIAQQAFKFCLQYTRKAEFRKLCDNLRMHLSQIQRHHNQSTAINLNNPESQSMHLETRLVQLDSAISMELWQEAFKAVEDIHGLFSLSKKPPKPQLMANYYNKVSTVFWKSGNALFHASTLHRLYHLSREMRKNLTQEEMQRMSTRVLLATLSIPITPERTDIARLLDMDGIIVEKQRRLATLLGLQAPPTRIGLINDMVRFNVLQYVVPEVKDLYNWLEVEFNPLKLCDRVTKVLNWVREQPEKEPELQQYVPQLQNNTILRLLQQVAQIYQSIEFSRLTSLVPFVDAFQLERAIVDAARHCDLQVRIDHTSRTLSFGSDLNYATREDAPLGPHLQSMPSEQIRNQLTAMSSVLAKALEVIKPAHILQEKEEQHQLAVTAYLKNSRKEHQRILARRQTIEERKERLESLNIQREKEELEQREAELQKVRKAEEERLRQEAKEREKERILQEHEQIKKKTVRERLEQIKKTELGAKAFKDIDIEDLEELDPDFIMAKQVEQLEKEKKELQERLKNQEKKIDYFERAKRLEEIPLIKSAYEEQRIKDMDLWEQQEEERITTMQLEREKALEHKNRMSRMLEDRDLFVMRLKAARQSVYEEKLKQFEERLAEERHNRLEERKRQRKEERRITYYREKEEEEQRRAEEKMLKEREERERAERAKREEELREYQERVKKLEEVERKKRQRELEIEERERRREEERRLGDDPLSRKDPRWGDRDAEGTWRKVPEIDSEWRRGPPEKEWRRGEGRDEERPQRRDEDRPKRLGDDEERESSLRPDDDRVPRRGMDDDRGPRRGPDEDRFSRRGADDDRPFWRNADDERPPRRIGDEDRASWRQADDDRPPRRGLDEDRGSWRTADEDRGPRRGMDEDRGLRRGGADEERSSWRNADDDRPRRGVDDDRGPRRGLDDDRGPWRNTDDDRFSRRSADDDRFSRRGADDDRGPWRNTDDDRISRRADDDRIPRRGDDSRPGPWRPFVKPGGWREKEKAREESWGPPRESRPSEDREWDREKERDRDNQDRDENDRDPERERDRERDGDREDRFRRPRDEAGWRRGPAEESSSWRDASRRDDRERDDRRRERDERRDLRERRDDRDRRGPPLRPEREEVSSWRRADDRKDDRAEERDAPRRVPPAALSRDRERDRDRDREGEKEKTSWRAEKDRESLRRTKNETDEDGWTTVRR; encoded by the exons AATTTCTTGAAGTTGGCAAAAAGCAGCCTGCTTTGGACGTTCTTTACGATGTTATGAAAAGTAAGAAACATAGAACATGGCAAAAGATACACGAGCCAATTATGTTGAAATACTTGGAACTTTGTGTGGATCTTCGCAAGAGCCACTTGGCTAAAGAAGGCTTGTATCAGTATAAGAACATTTGTCAACAG gTGAACATCAAATCTCTGGAGGATGTTGTTAGGGCATACTTGAAATtggcagaggagaaaactgaagctgcTAAAGAAGAATCCCAGCAGATGGTCTTAGACATAGAAGATCTGGATAATATTCAAACTCCTGAGAG tgTTCTCCTAAGTGCTGTAAGTGGTGAAGACACTCAGGATCGTACAGACAGATTACTTTTAACTCCATGGGTTAAATTCCTGTGGGAATCATACAGACAGTGTTTGGACCTTCTTCGAAACAATTCTAGAGTAGAGCGTCTCTACCATGATATTGCCCAACAAG CTTTCAAATTCTGCCTCCAATATACCCGTAAGGCTGAATTCCGTAAGCTATGTGACAATTTGAGAATGCACTTGTCTCAGATTCAACGCCACCATAACCAAAGTACAGCAATCAATCTTAATAATCCAGAGAGCCAGTCCATGCATTTGGAAACCAGGCTCGTTCAGTTGGACAGTGCTATCAGCATGGAATTGTGGCAG GAAGCATTCAAAGCTGTGGAAGATATTCATGGGCTATTCTCCTTGTCTAAAAAACCGCCCAAACCTCAGTTGATGGCAAATTATTATAACAAAGTCTCAACTGTGTTTTGGAAATCTGGAAATGCTCTTTTTCATGCATCTACACTCCATCGTCTTTATCATTTATctagagaaatgagaaagaatcTTACACAAGAAGAGATGCAAAG AATGTCTACTAGAGTCCTTTTGGCCACTCTTTCCATCCCCATTACCCCTGAGCGTACTGATATTGCTCGACTTCTGGATATGGACGGCATTATAGTTGAAAAACAGCGTCGCCTTGCAACACTGCTAGGCCTGCAAGCCCCACCAACGCGAATTGGCCTTATTAACGATATG GTCAGATTCAATGTGCTGCAGTATGTTGTCCCAGAAGTAAAAGACCTTTACAATTGGCTAGAAGTCGAATTTAACCCACTAAAACTCTGTGACAGAGTCACAAAG GTTTTAAATTGGGTAAGGGAGCAACCTGAAAAGGAGCCAGAGTTACAACAGTATGTCCCACAGCTGCAAAACAACACCATACTCCGGCTTCTCCAGCag GTGGCACAAATTTATCAGAGCATTGAGTTTTCTCGTTTgacttctctggttccttttgtTGATGCTTTCCAACTGGAACGGGCCATAGTAGATGCAGCTAGGCACTGCGACCTTCAG gTTCGTATTGACCACACATCTCGGACCCTTAGTTTTGGATCTGATTTGAATTATGCTACTCGAGAAGATGCTCCACTTGGTCCTCATCTGCAGAGCATGCCTTCAGAACAGATCAGAAATCAGCTGACAGCCATGTCCTCAGTACTTGCAAAAGCCCTTGAAGTCATTAAGCCAGCTCATATACTG caagagaaagaagaacagcaTCAGTTGGCTGTTACTGCATACCTTAAAAATTCACGGAAAGAGCATCAGCGTATCCTGGCTCGCCGGCAGACAattgaggaaaggaaagagcGGCTTGAGAGTCTGAATATTCAGCGTGAGAAAGAAGAGCTGGAGCAGAGGGAAGCTGAACTCCAGAAAGTACGGAAGGCTGAagaagagaggctgcgacaggaggcaaaggagagagagaaggagcgtATCTTACAGGAACATGAACAAATCAAGAAGAAAACTGTTCGTGAGCGTTTGGAGCAGATCAAGAAGACAGAACTGGGAGCTAAAGCGTTCAAAGATATTGACATTGAA GACCTTGAAGAATTGGATCCCGATTTCATCATGGCTAAACAGGTTGAacaactggagaaagaaaagaaggaacttCAGGAACGCttaaagaatcaagaaaaaaag ATTGACTACTTTGAAAGAGCTAAACGTTTGGAAGAAATCCCTTTGATAAAGAGTGCTTATGAAGAACAGAGAATTAAAGACATGGATCTGTGGGAAcaacaagaagaagaaaga ATTACTACAATGCAGCTAGAACGGGAAAAGGCTCTTGAACATAAGAACCGAATGTCACGGATGCTTGAAGACAGAGATTTATTTGTAATGCGGCTCAAGGCAGCACGACAGTCTGTTTATGAG gaaaaacttaAACAGTTTGAAGAGCGATTAGCAGAAGAAAGACATAATCGTTTGGAAGAACGTAAAAGACAACGTAAAGAAGAACGAAGAATAACCTAttatagagaaaaggaagaggaggagcagaggagggcagaagaaaaaatgCTGAAAG AGCGGGAAGAGAGAGAGCGTGCTGAACGGGCGAAACGTGAGGAGGAGCTTCGAGAATATCAGGAGCGGGTAAAGAAATTAGAAGAGGTTGAAAGGAAAAAACGCCAAAGGGAGTTGGAAATTGAAGAAAGGGAACGTCgtagagaggaggagagaagactTGGTGATGATCCACTTTCTAGAAAG GACCCTCGTTGGGGTGATAGAGATGCAGAAGGCACATGGAGAAAAGTACCTGAAATAGATTCTGAGTGGAGAAGAGGCCCACCAGAGAA GGAGTGGAGACGTGGAGAAGGGCGGGATGAAGAGAGGCCTCAAAGAAGAGATGAAGATCGACCAAAGCGTTTGGGGGATGATGAAGAGAGAGAGTCCTCTCTTAGACCAGACGATGATCGGGTTCCCCGGCGTGGCATGGATGACGACAGAGGCCCAAGACGTGGTCCTGATGAAGATCGGTTCTCTCGCCGAGGGGCAGACGATGACCGGCCTTTTTGGCGTAATGCAGATGACGAAAGGCCTCCCAGACGAATTGGCGATGAAGACAGGGCTAGCTGGCGTCAGGCGGATGATGACAGACCACCTAGACGAGGACTGGATGAGGACAGAGGCAGCTGGCGAACAGCTGATGAGGACAGAGGACCTAGGCGTGGGATGGATGAGGACCGGGGGCTGCGCCGAGGAGGTGCGGATGAGGAGAGGTCATCCTGGCGGAACGCTGATGACGACCGTCCCAGGCGGGGCGTGGATGATGACCGGGGTCCCAGGCGTGGGCTGGATGACGATCGAGGACCTTGGCGGAATACCGACGATGACAGATTTTCCAGGCGCAGTGCAGATGATGACAGATTTTCCAGGCGCGGTGCAGATGATGACAGGGGGCCTTGGAGAAACACGGATGATGATCGGATCTCAAGACGGGCTGATGACGATCGGATTCCCAGAAGGGGTGATGACTCAAGACCTGGTCCCTGGAGACCATTTGTCAAACCAG gtggatggagagagaaagaaaaagccagaGAAGAGAGTTGGGGTCCACCTCGAGAATCGAGACCATCAGAAGACCGTGAATGGgatagggaaaaagagagagaccgaGATAATCAAGATCGTGATGAGAACGACAGGGAtccggagagagagagagacagagagagagatggggatcGAGAGGACCGCTTCAGACGGCCGAG GGATGAAGCTGGCTGGAGAAGAGGACCAGCTGAGGAATCTTCAAGCTGGAGAGATGCAAGTCGTCGTGACGACAGGGAGCGGGATGACCGCCGTCGGGAGAGGGATGAGCGCCGTGATCTGAGAGAGAGGCGAGATGACAGAGACCGAAGAGGACCTCCTCTCAGACCAGAGCGTGAGGAAG taagtTCTTGGAGACGCGCTGATGACAGGAAAGATGACCGGGCAGAAGAGCGGGATGCCCCTCGTCGTGTTCCTCCTGCAGCTCTTTCAAGAGATCGAGAAAGAGATCGAGACCGAGACAGAGAGGGTGAAAAAGAGAAGACCTCATGGAGAGCTGAGAAAGATAGGGAATCTCTTCGTCGCACTAAAAATGAGACTGATGAAGATGGATGGACCACAGTACGACGTTAA